A window from Flavobacterium sp. 83 encodes these proteins:
- the rpsI gene encoding 30S ribosomal protein S9: MGVIHKIGRRKTAVARVYVSEGTGVITVNKKAFETYFPTATLQYKVLQPMSMTENVSNFDVKVNVYGGGSTGQAEAVRMALARVMCEVNAENRGILKPEGLLTRDPRMVERKKFGQKKARKRFQFSKR; encoded by the coding sequence ATGGGAGTTATTCACAAAATCGGTAGAAGAAAAACCGCTGTTGCACGTGTTTATGTTTCGGAAGGAACAGGAGTAATCACTGTGAACAAAAAAGCATTCGAAACATACTTCCCAACTGCAACTTTACAATACAAAGTATTACAACCTATGTCTATGACAGAAAACGTAAGCAACTTTGACGTAAAAGTTAACGTTTATGGTGGTGGTTCAACTGGTCAAGCAGAAGCTGTAAGAATGGCATTAGCACGCGTTATGTGTGAAGTAAATGCTGAAAACAGAGGGATTTTGAAACCAGAAGGTTTATTGACAAGAGATCCAAGAATGGTTGAACGTAAGAAATTCGGTCAGAAGAAAGCTCGTAAGAGATTCCAATTCTCTAAACGTTAA
- the rplM gene encoding 50S ribosomal protein L13: MDALSYKTQSASKATVTKEWIVVDADGHNLGRLASKVAMILRGKYKPSYTPHVDCGDNVIVINSEKINLTGNKMDEKTYIRHTGYPGGQRTLTAKVLQSKNPALLVEKAIKGMLPKNKLGAELFRNLNVVVGSEHKQGAQKPKTVNLNDLK, encoded by the coding sequence ATGGACGCATTAAGCTACAAGACACAATCAGCAAGCAAAGCCACAGTTACAAAAGAGTGGATTGTTGTAGATGCTGATGGTCATAACTTAGGTCGTCTTGCTTCAAAAGTCGCTATGATTTTAAGAGGTAAGTACAAGCCAAGTTACACACCACACGTGGACTGCGGTGATAACGTAATCGTTATCAACTCAGAAAAAATCAACCTTACAGGTAACAAAATGGATGAAAAAACATACATCCGTCACACTGGTTACCCAGGAGGTCAAAGAACTTTAACTGCTAAAGTATTGCAATCAAAAAACCCTGCATTACTAGTTGAAAAAGCAATAAAAGGGATGTTACCTAAAAACAAATTAGGAGCTGAACTTTTTAGAAATTTAAATGTTGTTGTAGGATCAGAGCACAAACAAGGCGCTCAAAAACCTAAAACAGTTAACCTTAACGATCTTAAGTAA
- a CDS encoding LacI family DNA-binding transcriptional regulator, whose translation MKAKATLKQIAKELNVSVSTVSKALNDSPEISELTKIKIKEYAKLKNYKPNVIGLNLKNRKTKTIGVIIPNILNSFFAKVFSGIEKIADEKGYNVIMCISNESLEKEAHTLEMLSNGTIDGFILSVSEEAQKLHEYNHFKEIINDGTPIVMFDRIAEGVDCDKVIVDDFDSALNSTQYLIDLGCKNIALFSSVDNLSVGILRSEGYLKALANNNIPVNENLIIRTDSEDDLKDKIENIFEKNIIDGIFALEENDSVAALRIAIKKGYKVPEEISIIGFADGILASRRLSPSLTTVSQHGIEIGEVAAKLLIDRLESKEENLPYETVVIKTKLKERESTRAL comes from the coding sequence ATGAAAGCTAAAGCAACTTTAAAACAAATTGCAAAAGAATTAAATGTTTCTGTTTCAACAGTTTCAAAAGCACTTAACGATAGTCCTGAAATAAGTGAATTAACAAAAATTAAAATTAAGGAATATGCAAAACTTAAAAATTATAAACCAAATGTTATTGGTTTAAACCTTAAAAACAGAAAGACAAAAACCATAGGTGTTATTATTCCTAACATACTGAATTCTTTTTTTGCAAAAGTATTTAGCGGAATTGAAAAAATTGCTGATGAAAAAGGATATAATGTAATAATGTGTATCTCTAATGAATCATTAGAAAAAGAAGCGCATACCCTTGAAATGTTGAGTAATGGGACAATTGATGGCTTTATTCTATCGGTTTCAGAAGAAGCTCAAAAACTTCATGAATACAATCATTTCAAAGAAATTATTAATGATGGAACTCCTATAGTGATGTTTGATAGAATTGCTGAGGGAGTAGATTGTGATAAAGTAATAGTTGATGATTTTGATTCTGCTTTAAATTCTACTCAATATTTAATAGATTTAGGGTGCAAGAATATAGCTTTATTCTCCTCGGTAGATAATTTAAGTGTTGGTATATTACGAAGTGAAGGGTATCTTAAAGCATTGGCGAATAATAATATTCCTGTGAATGAGAATTTAATTATTCGTACAGATTCAGAGGATGATTTAAAGGATAAAATTGAAAACATTTTTGAGAAAAATATAATTGATGGGATTTTTGCCTTGGAGGAAAATGACTCAGTGGCTGCATTGCGTATTGCTATCAAAAAAGGATATAAAGTACCGGAAGAAATTTCTATTATAGGTTTTGCAGATGGCATTCTTGCATCAAGAAGGTTATCGCCAAGTCTAACTACTGTTAGCCAGCATGGAATTGAGATAGGAGAAGTTGCAGCTAAGTTGCTTATTGACAGATTAGAATCGAAAGAAGAGAATTTGCCGTATGAGACGGTTGTTATTAAAACAAAATTGAAAGAAAGAGAATCTACAAGGGCTCTTTAG
- a CDS encoding ankyrin repeat domain-containing protein codes for MKKIYFIVVHLLFFNTTFSQVKLDVFDVSRNGNLKQMKEIFENNPKAIFLTNENGFSPLILACYHNNYETAKFLLEHHSNVNTSSPMGTSLMAAVVKGNIQITQLLLKNKADVNSADSNGTTALIFAIMFKSIVLVKLLLFYNADKTKIDNKGKTAFEYAVFLGDEKIINLLK; via the coding sequence ATGAAAAAAATCTACTTTATTGTTGTGCATTTGCTTTTCTTCAACACTACTTTTTCTCAAGTGAAATTGGATGTTTTTGATGTGTCAAGAAATGGAAATCTTAAACAAATGAAAGAGATTTTCGAAAATAACCCGAAAGCTATATTTTTGACAAATGAAAATGGGTTCTCACCATTGATTTTAGCCTGTTATCACAACAATTACGAAACGGCAAAATTTCTTCTTGAACACCACAGCAACGTAAATACTTCAAGTCCTATGGGGACCTCGCTAATGGCTGCAGTTGTTAAAGGGAACATTCAAATAACCCAGTTGTTATTAAAAAACAAAGCGGACGTTAACAGTGCGGATTCAAACGGAACTACTGCCTTGATTTTCGCCATTATGTTTAAAAGTATCGTATTGGTAAAATTACTTTTATTTTATAATGCTGATAAAACAAAAATTGACAATAAAGGGAAAACCGCTTTTGAGTATGCTGTATTTTTAGGAGATGAAAAAATAATAAATTTATTAAAGTAA
- a CDS encoding T9SS type A sorting domain-containing protein, with amino-acid sequence MKKLVNLLLILFYFVGFSQQKSTGIVILTTDMTANLTLDNLTSKVALKITGPSDRWFGIHFGKFGFNEGMKAAEDIVYVNQNTIIDCNFAGGYTTPNVDVTNNWVVLSDTVNGSVRTIILQRNFLGDGVNDFNFNFSDTNIDFAWARGSGIAPAFQMGYHGESNWGYSLSNYFSTLGVEDFTLNASVIYPNPANDKFIIKTKSTLRKISIYSQVGVLVKTINVENNKASDLEVRGLQSGVYLIELQNENEKSWKKVMIIQ; translated from the coding sequence ATGAAAAAGTTAGTAAATTTATTATTAATACTATTTTACTTTGTTGGTTTTTCTCAACAAAAATCTACTGGAATAGTGATCCTTACTACGGATATGACGGCTAATTTAACTTTAGACAATTTAACAAGTAAGGTTGCTTTAAAAATAACGGGACCTTCAGACAGGTGGTTTGGAATACATTTTGGAAAGTTTGGCTTTAATGAAGGGATGAAAGCAGCAGAAGATATAGTTTATGTTAATCAAAATACAATAATTGATTGCAATTTTGCTGGAGGTTATACTACCCCAAATGTTGACGTAACAAACAATTGGGTTGTTTTGTCGGACACAGTAAATGGAAGCGTAAGGACAATTATTTTACAAAGAAACTTTTTAGGTGATGGTGTAAACGATTTTAATTTCAATTTCTCTGATACCAATATAGATTTTGCTTGGGCAAGAGGAAGTGGTATTGCGCCAGCTTTTCAAATGGGTTATCACGGCGAAAGCAATTGGGGATATTCCCTCTCTAATTATTTTAGTACTCTTGGAGTAGAAGATTTTACTTTGAATGCATCTGTGATTTATCCAAATCCAGCGAATGATAAATTTATTATAAAAACTAAATCAACTTTACGAAAAATTAGTATTTATTCCCAAGTTGGGGTTTTGGTAAAAACTATAAATGTCGAAAATAATAAAGCTTCAGATCTTGAAGTGAGAGGTTTACAATCAGGAGTTTATTTAATAGAACTTCAAAACGAAAACGAAAAATCTTGGAAAAAAGTGATGATCATTCAATAG